Proteins encoded together in one Lathyrus oleraceus cultivar Zhongwan6 chromosome 5, CAAS_Psat_ZW6_1.0, whole genome shotgun sequence window:
- the LOC127081529 gene encoding beta-galactosidase-like, translating to MGSLSCYNIILMSIIMLHSCFAIEVSYDSKALIINGERRLIFSGAIHYPRSTVEMWPDLIQKAKDGGLDAIETYIFWDRHELVQREYNFSGNLDFVKFFKLIQEAGLYAIMRIGPYACAEWNYGGIPVWLHNIPGIELRTNNMVYKNEMQIFTTKIVNVAKEANLFASQGGPILLAQIENEYGDIMWNYKDAGKTYVKWCAQMALAQNIGVPWIMCQQPDAPQPIINTCNGYYCHNFKPNNPKSPKMFTENWIGWFQKWGEKVPHRSVEDSAFSVARFFQNGGVLNNYYMYHGGTIFGRTAGGPYITTSYDYDAPFDEYGNLNQPKWGHLKQLHASIKLGENVITNYTSINDKDLGNGITLTTYSNSNGARFCFLSNNDTSKDANVDLQNDGKYFIPSWSVTILNGCNKEIFNTTKVNIQTSIMVKRSGDNSSNGLTWKWKMEPKKDTLNGKGNIKARELLEQKELTLDASCLDTHH from the coding sequence ATGGGTTCATTATCCTGTTATAACATTATCTTAATGAGTATAATTATGTTGCACTCATGTTTTGCCATAGAGGTTTCTTATGATTCAAAAGCTCTCATTATCAATGGAGAAAGACGTCTTATTTTTTCAGGTGCAATCCATTATCCAAGAAGCACCGTGGAGATGTGGCCTGACCTTATTCAAAAGGCCAAAGATGGTGGCCTTGATGCCATTGAAACTTATATATTTTGGGATCGTCACGAACTTGTTCAACGTGAATATAATTTCTCAGGAAATTTGGATTTTGTCAAATTTTTCAAGCTTATCCAAGAAGCTGGACTATATGCCATTATGAGGATTGGTCCTTATGCATGTGCGGAATGGAACTACGGAGGGATCCCAGTGTGGCTTCACAATATTCCTGGGATTGAGTTAAGGACAAATAATATGGTTTACAAGAACGAAATGCAAATTTTTACAACAAAGATCGTGAATGTGGCAAAAGAAGCAAATTTATTTGCATCACAAGGAGGTCCCATTCTTCTAGCTCAAATTGAGAATGAATATGGAGATATCATGTGGAATTACAAAGATGCAGGGAAGACATACGTTAAATGGTGTGCTCAGATGGCTCTAGCACAAAACATTGGGGTTCCATGGATCATGTGTCAGCAACCTGATGCTCCTCAACCTATCATCAATACTTGCAATGGATACTATTGTCATAATTTTAAACCCAATAACCCAAAAAGTCCTAAAATGTTCACTGAAAACTGGATTGGTTGGTTCCAAAAATGGGGTGAAAAGGTTCCCCATAGAAGTGTTGAAGATTCAGCTTTCTCAGTTGCACGCTTTTTCCAAAATGGAGGTGTATTAAACAACTACTACATGTACCATGGAGGAACCATCTTTGGCCGCACAGCAGGTGGACCATATATCACAACATCTTATGACTATGATGCACCATTTGACGAGTATGGGAATTTGAATCAACCAAAATGGGGACATCTTAAGCAACTTCATGCATCAATTAAATTGGGTGAAAATGTTATTACAAATTATACATCAATAAATGATAAGGATCTGGGAAATGGAATCACACTTACAACATACTCTAATTCCAATGGCGCAAGATTTTGTTTCCTGAGCAATAATGACACTAGCAAAGATGCAAATGTTGACTTACAAAATGATGGTAAATACTTTATTCCTTCCTGGTCCGTCACCATTCTTAATGGATGCAACAAAGAAATTTTCAATACAACAAAGGTTAATATTCAAACCTCTATAATGGTGAAAAGGAGTGGTGATAATAGTTCTAATGGACTCACATGGAAATGGAAAATGGAGCCAAAGAAAGACACCTTGAATGGAAAGGGAAATATTAAAGCACGCGAGCTTTTGGAGCAGAAGGAACTAACCTTGGATGCtagtt